One Gossypium hirsutum isolate 1008001.06 chromosome A08, Gossypium_hirsutum_v2.1, whole genome shotgun sequence genomic window, GAGAtaaagaattggatcaaatcaaaattttatgtataaaattgtacaaaattaagGTTCTTGTACCAATTGCACAATAAACcataattcatgtataattttgagattaatccctataaatatataaaaataaaaagttttaataaAGAAAGTAACTATTCATTTATTGTTGTTAAtttactttttcaaaaaaatatctcattaatttatcataatttatgtAAATGTATTCCTTTACTCTtatatacaaaaaataattttgtacACACCTGACTTGTAAAACATTAGAATTTTTATCAGAATAGGTGTTGATAGTTTAAATTAACTAATGAGAttgtaaaaatagaaatataaaattatgccaacttaaaacataaaaactaaaTGTTAAGTAGAGGGACTGGAATCAGAATTTGAccagaaaacaaaaaataatttgatgGAGACAACTGATGGAACTAGTCTACATTGGATACTTCCcataatatcatcaataaaaacataaaaaatatgataGTTTCTAAGGTAATTGAGCATTTATTATGAGAATAATTTGACTTGACCTCAACCACCAAGCATTGCAGGACTTATTGGCTGCATCttaacaatttattattattattattattattattattattttacataataataattttagtttttaatatttaaatttttatcaattgagCATTTAGCTTCCAAAAATGTTTAATCGttttttctaataaaatattaattaaaacgttatattaaaaaaataattcacaTGATAATGTATGTGTATTTTATGTTGATATgacattatttttcttatatgttatattaataaataatttaaaaattataaaattttattaaaaatttaaaattttaaccataattTGGAGATATACGATAAtctgaaataaaaacaaattttacaattattgGACTAAGACGAGAATTTAGTATCTCAACAATATCGAAAGACCATTAATGTATGGAACACTTCTTGGAACTTAATATGATAGTTAAGATTATGCATGGCAATAAtttaattggttaatttgataattatttatttttgagttaaattaactaataattaatattttaaaaaaaatttaattgatttttgtttGAATTAGTTTATACGGTTGActgattaaatgaattaattcaattcatttagttaatttagttttaatcaaaGTATGCACACATGTAGTGAtaagaaaaaacttaaaaattttgttttgtgGGGGTAAAATAAGATTATAAAATTTGGGAGCCAAAGCTAAAATACTTGtatataaaaagtattaaattaaaattttaacttttcaaaaaggttaaaatttaaattttttttatttaatcaaaggTTAAAAGAATTAGATTATAACTTTTAATTTTGGGAAGGGCTAAAGAACAATTTTCCCATTTGGCAAGAGGGTGGCAAGGCTCATGCTTGCCCCTGGCCTATACCCTTGCCTAGCGACAAGTTCACAGAAGTGTTGGTGGAATTGAACCGAATCAATTGGATCAATAATCAATTGATATATTGCTTCGAATAAAGGGATCGAATCAATATCTGAGCAAACCGcttgaaaatagtaaaaaaattggaAACAGACAGTTGAATTAGTTTTATAaaactttttaatatatttttaatcttttattaatttttaggcttaatataacatttggtagatgatatgattttttttattttatatgtttaattacttttacttttaattaattaattaattaaaaataataattttttttatttaatattaattcattaatcatAGCTCAAAACctattttttaacatgaatttcttttaatactgacaatatttttgtagcataacaaaaaaatttaacaccGTTAGTGTTTTCcgtaatttgtataacatttaataaatttaggtaccaaattaatcttaaaaaataGCTTAGGTATCAAATTAGGgaaaaattgtcaagttcaagtaccaaattgggCCTAAAAAGTGTTTAGgtatcaaattagaaaaaaaagaagaagtcaagtttagatatcaaattgggccaaaaaaaagtttagataccaaattgaaaaaaataacaaatttaaataccaaatattatattaagcctAATTTTTATAATCTATAAGTATTGTTGAATCGATGAATTCAACCAACgaatctaatttttaaatattgattcACAAGAGAATCTATGGAATGTGATGGTCGGAACTCAACAGCACAATGGAACTTGATGTTGCTTGACCTTTAAAATGGTCCTCACTCTCAAGCCATTGTTGAACATAAACATGTTGCCCAAGGATggcttcttcctctctttttgatttgtttttgcTAGTTTTGGTGGTTGAGATTTATGGGTTTGTGTTGAGTCATGTCATAACTGTCTTAATCTcgatagtttataattaaattgaaatattttataatttgataattaaaatagaaatacaaaaaattgagtgactattaaaataatttacccttaaaattaaaaaaaaaacaattcataataaaaatcattaattaatattTGTCATTTAATCGGTACATGTATTTtctatttcaaaataatttatgtGGGTTGATTTATAATAAAACAATGCATTTAACAATTTTGCGGtgcttaaaattttcatagataCCCATTTGACACATGTTCAAATTGTGTTACTCCATTCTCACTCCTaatattgcataaaataaaaatctaaacatTTAAATTATAGTCGAGTTTCGATTTTAGTCTCTTTATTATGCTCAAAATTGTGTTTGTTTAATTTAACATTGTTAAATATTCGAGTTAAAATGCTGATTTGGATTTTAAGTTGAAGGAATACTATTTAATGCATTGTAAGTGCATGAGTTTCATGTATCATTGATGAAtaatagaggtgtgcatgggctaggcggcccggcccggcctgaagGCCCGcctgaaaaatgggagggtttgggtaaaaatataggcccgaaaaatgggcttggacaaaagatgaggctcgtttagaaaacgggccgagcctcgggcaagatttttttggcccgggctcggcccggcccggctctattttaatattaattttttattttaaattttaagtaactttagttttttttactttactttttttttgttgtttttaatgttattttgatattgtaaaattttttttattaatataatttagttcttaatttagttctaatttgtttcaattttttaattttaatataattactttttattatatttttaatttatgtattattttaagaattattttagtcccattttttattttattttgttttaatatttgtttttatgttttaaatgcatttgatttattatattttaaacttttttatttaataaaaaagcaaaaaaaattaatatggtcgggccgggctcgggcctatTATTTTTTTCTCGGGCCGGACTTGGACAAAATTATAGGCCCATATTTCAgcccgggccgggcccgggccttgAAAACGGACTGAATCTTTTTATGGGCCTGGTCCGAACCCGGCCCGActcggcccatgcacacctctaatgaATAGCAATACAATATATTATCATTgtgtaaaacataaaaaaaaaaagagttgcgTACTTATAAATAAGTACTAATGACTTTTTTTAAGTTCAAACTTTAAACTCTAAACTCAATATAAATCCTAAATGCTAATTCCTAAATCCAATACTcgagaaaaatataataattatacttaataattaattatatttaaataaaattattagtatttatttataagcttTTCATTATACTTTATTTCACTAGAGATGAGATGTCGTGTTATTGTTCACTGATGAGATATAAGACTCATACACCAAGACTATATCAAATATTCACCCTTTCTTAAAAACATTAGTGTTTTGACCGGAATAGGTGTTAACAATTTAAATTAACTAACGAGATTGTAAAAATAGAGGGATGAAATTATACCAACTTAAAACATAAAAGCTGAATGTTACGTAGAGGGACCAAAtcataatttgacaaaaaaaaatattctttacTAAAGTTAACTGGGCAACCCgtgcttttttgttttttttttaaatttatatttgttaattttattattattttaatcatagtttaatattaatatattttattaatcaatataaatataatttttaacaaattcttaatataaatacaattttaattatttaatttataataatttagtgttgttaatgattattttatacttttattttatttttatcattattaaatccaaaaatatatcttatattattaattttaatctcgttattgcaatttttttaatcaatttaattataaattctaaTCTCAATAATTAAGTGACTGCTGTTTTTGGAATTAGTCTACATTGGACACTTCCCATAAATCATcaacaaaaacaagaaaaagaacgACGGTTTCTAAGCTGATTGGACGTTTAGTATGAGTCAATAATTTGACTTGACCTTACAACCATTGCATGACTTATTGACTGCATATTATCAATTTATCATTATTGTttccaataataataaatataacccTCACCAATTTGatcattaatatttaaaaaaaagtttcacttttttactaaaatattgtCTACAACGTTATTTTTCAATTATGTTATAAAACCTACATAACAGTTCACGTATATTTTATACTCACATAAtactatttatcttatatgtaaaaaaaataaaaaatatataaatatataaaaaaacttcatatgttattttaaaaagaaGCATGTGCGTGTTtccatatataaaaatttaacattttaagtggtattttaattaaagaaaataacaatttaattatttttgaaaagttaatgatcaaatttaaattttttgtaaaagaTTGTAGGACAAATTTAGCTTAAAAagataaatgttgagggttaattgAATATTATCCCTTACTATTTAGGAAGGTTCACCTTTGCCTATGTTACAAAATCTTCTCAGTATATATTCACATACTGAGGCAAATTAAAACGAGGTAAAAATATTTGTGCCTTTTACTTCACTTAGCCAGCAAAAAGATCATCAAAGATGAACATGTTCGATGGCACCACCACTACTGTGGACGAAGGTGTTCCACTTCCAGGTTTCCGGTTCCACCCGACTGAAGAAGAGCTCGTCGGGTTTTACCTTCGACGAAAAGTTGACAACAAATCCCTCACAATCGAACTTATCAAAGAGATCGACATCTACAAATATGACCCCTCTGATCTTCCAAGTACGTTCCTTAACCATTACtatcatagtcatatgaattttgacATGTTAATGATTAGTTTTATATATACACGCAGAAACTGGCATGATGGGAGAGAACGACTTGTATTTCTTTTGTAAACGAGGAAGGAAGTATCGGAACAGTGTCAGACCAAACCGAGTGACAGGATCAGGGTTTTGGAAAGCGACAGGTATCGATAAGCCTGTTTTTTCGGTCAGAAGCGGTGAAGCCATCGGGCTAAAAAAAACGTTAGTGTACTACCATGGAAGTGCAGGAAAAGGAGCTAAAACCGAATGGATGATGCATGAATTTCGCCTTCCCAATCCCACATTGACCGCACAAGAAGCTGTAAGTAACTTTAAAGAACTGTTAAAGGGACTCCGTTTCATACTATATTTAATAGATTCGAAGTTAGGGTAATGGTTTTggtctttttaaaaataataattttatcatttcttaaattatttttaactcttAAAAGTAATTTTCTGGTTTCCATTTCCCATTTCCCATTTCCCAGGATCTtcctaaaatgataaaagaacATTTTTGatcttataaaatttataaaatcataaattaataaataataaatttatattttaactcctaaaaaataataaaatttcaatttaaccctttaaatattataaaatataagctAATAGAAGAATGAAAAATTGCATGCATAACTTAATGCTGGTCCCTGGAATTTTCTGCACATTAATGTGAAATACATGTTTGGGGGTTGCAGGAAGTATGGACAATATGTCGAATTTTCAAGcggaataaaaaaatcaaacaagaTTCGAGACAAGGTGCTGCTAAACGAGCTTCAACTAGCAATGGCAAAGGTGTAGACGGCAACAAACGTTGCAGTGTGGAATCCAACAGCCATGAAAATTACATTACAATCGGGTCTCAAATCATTGAAAACTAcgatgacgatgatgatgatggtgagaTGGTTATGGATCATGTGATGAATGATGAGAGTTGCAGAGGGGAATGGTATCATGGAGAGCTGCAACGTATGGCATCATCATCGTCACCATCTTCAAGCTTTTCAACAGTAAATGATTTCTTCACAAATGCCAATTGGGATGAGCTTAAATCAATTCTGGACTTGGATCTTGATCCCTTTCTTTTgtgaaaaatcatttttaatgagatataataTTGTATTAGTTTCAGTTTCTaatgttttaatgtttaaggTAGTATCTAATTATAGTGAGATTCAGTGAGATCAATATTTTAAATCAACAACTATggttaaaaaatagaaataatgagATTGTAACTGTTTAATCAGGTACGATAGGAActaagaaattgtattggtgacCTGAATCTTCGGAAAAGAGAATAGTGTATTCTCTTTCAAGTATCGGTGACTGTTAATAATGATGATGTATGAAGTTGTTGAATAACAAGTTTAGATCTATGAAATGATGTTGGATTGTGTCTTTTGTTACTCGACTTTCAGGAATGTTTTTTAATGGAAATATATAACAACATCCTTGAAAATTGTACTTAGATCCGTGAAATTGTTTTCGATTTTTGTCGAATGAGAATGATTTCATATTGTGTGAAAGAAGTTGGAAACATCGGTGTATAAAAAGGGACAAGGACGGATGTTGACAAATGGCCGCCGAGCGATTGGAGAAGAAGCAGTATGGTTGCTGATGAAGATGAAAAATCAATTACAACTActaaaagaaaggagaaaatgaaaaaggtttTCATGAAAGGGTATAGGAATTTGTAAGTTCATTTTCTTGAAaggtaaattataaaaacaattatttttattcatctcggattatattttagtcaaaatgttatcgttttgttataaagtggtcactctacctTTAATCTTCGTTACCTCTCTAACgacagtccaaatgggttttaaatgctaaCTTGGATGTCCAGTGCTgagataaaaatagatttttaattaattaaatttaatttggactgcaACGTAGGAAAttcaagttgacatttaaaacacatttggactgccacgtagaaCCGTCGTTATGGAGGTAATGAAGCTTAATGGcaaagtgaccacttcgtaacaaaacgataatataagtaactaaaacgtaacatttcaaatataagtgactaaaatgtaacctgaggcaaacaaaagtgactattttttatagtttacccatttATTATTTAGtctataaaaaggattaaaaaaattgattataaggatttgtttatttatatgtaaaaggTTTTACAGAAAATCTTTTCTGCTTTTTCCTATATTTGTATCATAGAAAACAGCTTGGTCAATGAAAAATGACTTACAGATTAATgtaaaataaacaatttttccTATAAAATGGCTTACCATTTTGAGAAGTGTAAGTTATTATCAAGAAAgagcaattttatttttatataaaaattaacttaaatcaagcttaatattattatattgataataatttttatttttatttttaaaaatattaaaaatattaatatagaatattgtattttttcaatattattaaacatacatattcaattatttatatttaataaattaataatataattaatataattatttattttaataaattatttaatatttcaattttattttaataataaattttaaaataataattttaaataatattcttcacatattattgaaaatattcaatattaatattttaataataaaaaaccctcaaactttaaaaaaaaaacaattaagtccTTGTTCTTTTTTTGTACTCAATTAGGTATTTGAACTTTCAAATGCAccaaaaagaccctcaaactttaaaaaaaaacacttaagccctttttttttgcacttaattgggtatttgaactacCAAAGTGCATCAAAAATGCCCTcaaattttttcgaaaaaaaaattaagtccctactttttttttgcacttaatTAGACATTTTAATAGTTGACCATTAAAGTTACCTGGCCGTAACTTTTTTCAATTAAAGCTACCACATGTCACAACCATGgcgtgacatgtggcaaaaatatataaaaaataaaaaattttaaattttaataaaacataaacaaatattaaaaattagaataaattataaaaattgtaaaaaaaagtataaaatatatagaaatatagaaaaaaattataaaattttataaagttgtaagaaagttataaaaaatgttaaagaaatataaaagttgtaaaaaaaaatataaaaaactattGTACCAAAagaatcatttcataaattttctataacttttattgattttttttatcttatcatTTTTCACCACATGGCACGTTGTGTTACGACATGTGatggctttaactgaaaaaaatttTGGGGGTCGTTAACTTGAGTGGTCAACgattaaagttaatggtcaaagcgtctttttgatgcattttataaattttttttatgatttttataaaattttacaatttttataaaattttacaatttttttatatttttttactatttatacatatttctaatttttaatgaaatttaaatatttttatatttttattaaa contains:
- the LOC107909164 gene encoding transcription factor JUNGBRUNNEN 1 isoform X1, translated to MNMFDGTTTTVDEGVPLPGFRFHPTEEELVGFYLRRKVDNKSLTIELIKEIDIYKYDPSDLPILYIHAETGMMGENDLYFFCKRGRKYRNSVRPNRVTGSGFWKATGIDKPVFSVRSGEAIGLKKTLVYYHGSAGKGAKTEWMMHEFRLPNPTLTAQEAEVWTICRIFKRNKKIKQDSRQGAAKRASTSNGKGVDGNKRCSVESNSHENYITIGSQIIENYDDDDDDGEMVMDHVMNDESCRGEWYHGELQRMASSSSPSSSFSTVNDFFTNANWDELKSILDLDLDPFLL
- the LOC107909164 gene encoding transcription factor JUNGBRUNNEN 1 isoform X2 produces the protein MNMFDGTTTTVDEGVPLPGFRFHPTEEELVGFYLRRKVDNKSLTIELIKEIDIYKYDPSDLPKTGMMGENDLYFFCKRGRKYRNSVRPNRVTGSGFWKATGIDKPVFSVRSGEAIGLKKTLVYYHGSAGKGAKTEWMMHEFRLPNPTLTAQEAEVWTICRIFKRNKKIKQDSRQGAAKRASTSNGKGVDGNKRCSVESNSHENYITIGSQIIENYDDDDDDGEMVMDHVMNDESCRGEWYHGELQRMASSSSPSSSFSTVNDFFTNANWDELKSILDLDLDPFLL